A single region of the Marinobacter salinus genome encodes:
- a CDS encoding sodium-dependent transporter, protein MSVSQSGSATYSEALEGSNAKRGLWSSRLAFVLAATGSAVGLGNIWKFPYITGENGGGAFVLVYLLCIAAVGLPIMMAEVLIGRRGGHSPVNSLRLIAERDRLKPAWRMVGAVGVLAGFLILSFYSVIGGWAVSYVGTAASGQLVGQSAEAIGAIFSGLLSDPLTLLMWHTVFMALVMVVVAKGVRSGLERAVSILMPGLFILLLIVVGYAMTTGEFGRAASFLFQPDFSKLTTSGILVALGHAFFTLSLGMAVMMAYGSYLPKNISIAKTSIVVSVIDTGVALLAGLAIFPIVFANGLEPGAGPGLIFQTLPLAFGQMPMGSLFGTLFFILLIFAAWTSGISLLEPIVEWLEEQKGMNRTVSTLGAGLVCWALGIASILSLNLWSDFTPLGSIAMFEGKTVFDLLDFFTANILLPLGGLMVAVFAGWVMSRQAVEKELALSAPMFKLWYTTVRYFTPVAVAAVFIYNLL, encoded by the coding sequence ATGTCTGTATCACAATCAGGTAGTGCCACTTATTCAGAGGCACTGGAAGGCTCCAATGCCAAGCGGGGGCTCTGGTCGTCCCGTCTCGCTTTTGTTCTTGCAGCCACCGGCTCAGCCGTGGGCCTGGGCAATATCTGGAAATTCCCCTATATCACCGGTGAGAATGGCGGTGGTGCTTTTGTCCTCGTCTACCTCTTATGCATCGCCGCCGTGGGCTTGCCGATCATGATGGCGGAAGTACTTATTGGTCGCCGTGGTGGTCACAGCCCGGTCAACAGCCTGAGGCTGATTGCCGAGCGCGACCGCCTGAAACCGGCCTGGCGCATGGTGGGCGCGGTTGGCGTTCTCGCCGGTTTCCTGATTCTCTCGTTTTACTCCGTGATCGGTGGCTGGGCGGTGTCCTACGTTGGCACGGCGGCCAGCGGCCAGCTGGTCGGCCAGTCTGCCGAGGCAATCGGTGCTATCTTTTCGGGGCTGCTAAGTGATCCGTTGACCCTGCTGATGTGGCATACCGTGTTTATGGCACTGGTGATGGTGGTCGTTGCCAAGGGTGTCCGCTCGGGGCTTGAGCGTGCGGTCAGTATCCTTATGCCCGGTCTGTTCATCCTGCTCCTGATTGTCGTGGGCTATGCCATGACCACCGGTGAATTCGGCCGCGCCGCGAGCTTCCTGTTCCAGCCGGACTTTTCCAAGCTCACAACATCCGGCATCCTGGTGGCACTGGGGCATGCCTTTTTCACTCTGAGTCTCGGCATGGCCGTGATGATGGCTTACGGCTCTTATCTGCCTAAAAACATCTCGATTGCCAAGACGTCGATTGTGGTGTCGGTCATTGATACCGGTGTCGCCCTGCTTGCCGGCCTCGCCATTTTCCCCATCGTCTTTGCCAATGGACTTGAGCCCGGCGCCGGCCCAGGGCTGATCTTCCAGACCCTGCCTCTGGCCTTTGGCCAGATGCCCATGGGCAGCCTGTTCGGTACCCTGTTCTTCATCCTGCTGATCTTCGCAGCCTGGACGTCGGGCATTTCACTGCTGGAGCCAATCGTGGAGTGGCTGGAAGAACAAAAAGGCATGAACCGCACGGTCAGTACGCTGGGCGCCGGTCTTGTTTGCTGGGCACTGGGGATTGCCTCGATCCTGTCTCTGAACCTGTGGTCGGATTTCACACCGCTCGGAAGTATCGCGATGTTTGAAGGCAAGACGGTCTTTGATCTGCTGGACTTCTTTACCGCTAACATCCTGCTACCGCTGGGCGGTCTGATGGTTGCCGTATTCGCGGGCTGGGTCATGTCGCGGCAGGCCGTCGAGAAGGAACTGGCCCTCTCTGCGCCTATGTTCAAGCTCTGGTACACCACCGTGCGTTACTTTACGCCGGTCGCTGTCGCCGCTGTCTTTATCTACAACCTGCTCTGA
- a CDS encoding DUF4136 domain-containing protein, whose translation MRVLMMSMLVLALTGCAGNVVTDYNSSVVFGNFSSWSFAENAGSSAFVSLDGSRVQSALERELNRKALRKVPENEADLLVNWQIVEEDRLEQSGVGLGFGFGTGRFGWALAAPPPVREITEGKLVVELVDTGSDQVVWRAASRRYLNENQSPETRRELIDEVVSEMFSKYPPGIQ comes from the coding sequence ATGCGAGTTTTGATGATGTCGATGCTGGTACTGGCATTAACGGGGTGTGCGGGCAATGTCGTGACGGACTACAACTCCTCGGTGGTCTTTGGCAATTTCTCATCTTGGTCATTCGCTGAAAATGCAGGCAGCTCCGCGTTCGTTTCTCTGGATGGCAGTCGTGTGCAAAGTGCGCTTGAAAGAGAGCTGAATCGCAAGGCATTGCGCAAGGTGCCTGAAAATGAGGCCGACCTGTTGGTGAATTGGCAGATTGTTGAGGAAGACCGGCTGGAGCAGTCCGGAGTAGGGCTTGGTTTTGGCTTTGGTACAGGCCGTTTTGGTTGGGCACTGGCAGCTCCGCCACCTGTGCGTGAAATCACCGAGGGGAAGCTGGTTGTTGAACTGGTGGATACCGGTAGTGACCAGGTGGTCTGGCGTGCGGCCAGCCGGCGTTACCTTAATGAAAACCAGTCTCCTGAAACCCGTCGGGAACTGATTGACGAGGTAGTTTCCGAAATGTTTTCCAAGTACCCTCCAGGCATCCAGTGA
- a CDS encoding sensor histidine kinase, translating to MKQPMMFPLFWRIFLSIWLAMAITVVASNLASRTLLDRERQAIERQVGLRDLAQQAIQVRENDGRGDAWRFLRAQGERLGLHLILIEQEGDDKRLPSSIRDRMKSGWYPQKPAVIDVADGYRLIAWPRVSGEGWLDPKFFRFIELGLAFVLITLACWWIARVVSRPLKHMESTAQRIAGGNTALRVSEKIAGRRDEVGQLATAFNAMTEQLCSLLERQKHLLRDISHDLRTPLTRQRIAIELASDSGADEQLMGSILRQNERLEAMISQILTLYRVADKGGDFEREAVKPVNLLNHVLQDAADYAEHRGVDCRLLAKAELVNVSVLGDAGLLQRAFDNILQNALDHTPPGKRVQVIASLSEGWVSVSIEDEGPGVEAALLTKLFEPFFRADKSRGGKGWGLGLAIARDIISAHDGEISAANGEVGGLRVTIRLPVFTVS from the coding sequence GTGAAGCAACCTATGATGTTCCCGCTGTTCTGGCGGATTTTCCTGTCGATCTGGCTGGCAATGGCAATCACCGTGGTGGCCAGTAATCTGGCCAGCAGAACACTGCTTGACCGGGAGCGACAGGCCATTGAGCGCCAGGTAGGGCTGAGAGATCTCGCGCAGCAAGCGATTCAGGTTCGTGAAAACGATGGCCGTGGGGATGCCTGGCGTTTTTTGCGGGCCCAGGGGGAGCGGCTTGGGCTCCACCTCATTCTGATAGAGCAGGAAGGAGACGACAAACGTCTGCCGTCTTCCATTCGCGACCGGATGAAATCCGGCTGGTACCCACAGAAGCCCGCGGTTATTGATGTCGCGGACGGCTATCGGCTGATTGCCTGGCCGCGGGTGAGCGGAGAGGGCTGGCTGGATCCAAAGTTTTTCCGGTTTATTGAGCTGGGCCTGGCATTTGTTCTGATTACGCTGGCCTGCTGGTGGATCGCCCGCGTGGTTTCCAGACCCCTGAAACACATGGAAAGTACCGCGCAGAGGATTGCTGGCGGCAATACGGCGTTGCGGGTCAGTGAGAAAATCGCCGGGCGCCGCGACGAAGTAGGTCAACTGGCCACCGCCTTCAATGCCATGACCGAACAGCTGTGCAGTCTGCTGGAGCGACAGAAACACCTTCTGCGGGATATCTCCCATGATTTGCGTACGCCGCTCACCAGGCAACGCATCGCAATCGAGCTGGCGAGCGATAGTGGCGCCGATGAGCAGCTAATGGGGAGCATCCTGCGCCAGAATGAACGGTTGGAAGCCATGATTTCCCAGATTCTGACCTTGTATCGGGTTGCCGATAAGGGTGGCGACTTCGAACGGGAGGCGGTCAAACCGGTCAACCTGCTCAACCATGTTCTACAGGACGCGGCGGACTACGCAGAGCACCGGGGCGTGGATTGCAGGCTGTTGGCCAAGGCGGAGCTTGTGAATGTCTCGGTGCTTGGCGACGCGGGTCTGTTGCAGCGGGCATTCGATAATATTCTGCAGAATGCACTGGACCATACACCACCGGGTAAGCGGGTTCAGGTTATAGCGTCATTGTCTGAGGGCTGGGTGAGCGTCAGTATTGAGGATGAAGGGCCGGGGGTTGAGGCCGCACTTCTGACGAAACTGTTTGAGCCATTCTTCCGGGCGGACAAGTCCCGGGGTGGCAAGGGCTGGGGGCTTGGGCTCGCTATTGCCCGTGACATTATCAGTGCCCATGACGGCGAAATTTCAGCGGCCAACGGCGAGGTTGGTGGGCTACGGGTGACGATCCGGCTGCCGGTGTTTACCGTTTCCTGA
- a CDS encoding AzlD family protein: MTIETTTTGVLVLIAIMTVVTLATRFGGVFIMSFVRINPRIESFINTMASSVLIAIVVPMAFAGDAGAIAALSVTTVTMLALRKPLPAIAAGIAAASMVRYVF; the protein is encoded by the coding sequence GTGACAATCGAGACCACCACCACTGGCGTTCTGGTGCTGATCGCCATCATGACAGTCGTCACTCTGGCCACCCGTTTCGGCGGCGTATTCATCATGTCCTTTGTGCGGATCAACCCCCGCATCGAGAGCTTTATCAATACCATGGCCAGTTCCGTACTGATTGCCATCGTGGTGCCTATGGCATTCGCCGGTGATGCGGGCGCGATCGCCGCACTGTCGGTCACCACTGTCACCATGTTGGCCCTCAGGAAGCCGCTGCCCGCAATCGCCGCCGGAATTGCAGCGGCTTCCATGGTGAGGTATGTGTTTTAA
- a CDS encoding translation initiation factor Sui1 produces MKKRSGGGLVFSTEQGRMCPDCRNPVSECTCGQPSPPVGDGVVRVSRETKGRKGKGVTLITGIPMDEKELKAFAKVLKAKCGTGGTVKDGVVEIQGDQRDILVPLLQTKGWTVKRAGG; encoded by the coding sequence ATGAAAAAACGATCTGGGGGCGGTCTGGTCTTTTCTACGGAACAGGGCCGGATGTGCCCGGACTGTCGGAATCCGGTATCGGAGTGCACCTGTGGTCAACCTTCTCCACCAGTCGGTGACGGAGTGGTGCGGGTCAGCCGCGAAACCAAGGGCCGCAAAGGCAAAGGCGTGACCCTGATTACTGGCATTCCGATGGATGAAAAAGAACTCAAAGCATTTGCCAAGGTGTTAAAGGCAAAATGTGGTACAGGCGGCACAGTCAAAGACGGAGTTGTGGAAATTCAGGGCGACCAGCGCGATATTCTTGTGCCGCTATTGCAAACGAAAGGCTGGACCGTAAAGCGGGCCGGTGGCTGA
- a CDS encoding DUF3750 domain-containing protein, with translation MKQTFKYAAWSLGGLLLLLAGPLLLATSGSLQGAESWQTASRDSAGIAPRPEQFDEAVVQVYGARAWRWRGYFSVHTWIATKEKGANTYRVHEVTGWRHYVVNSHPGEPDRRWYGAEPELYADIRGEEAQDLIPAIYEAVQAYPYPTEYEAWPGPNSNTFIAWVIREVPGLNVALPSNAIGKDYLGSDVFAEAPGGAGYQFSLGGYFGLLAGVREGLELNVLGLSFGVNPLGLGIKLPGIGELALRNTNPMPDASR, from the coding sequence ATGAAACAAACCTTCAAGTACGCCGCCTGGTCACTCGGCGGCCTCCTCCTGCTGCTGGCTGGCCCTTTACTGCTAGCTACCAGCGGCAGTCTTCAGGGAGCAGAGAGCTGGCAAACCGCAAGCCGTGACAGCGCCGGGATTGCACCCCGTCCGGAGCAGTTCGATGAAGCGGTTGTGCAGGTCTATGGCGCCCGAGCCTGGCGCTGGCGGGGTTACTTTTCGGTTCATACGTGGATCGCAACGAAAGAAAAAGGCGCCAATACCTACCGGGTTCACGAAGTGACCGGCTGGCGACATTATGTGGTCAATTCACACCCGGGCGAGCCGGACAGACGATGGTATGGCGCTGAACCCGAGCTCTATGCAGACATCCGCGGCGAAGAAGCCCAGGACCTGATTCCGGCGATCTATGAGGCGGTGCAAGCCTATCCCTACCCCACCGAATACGAGGCCTGGCCGGGCCCAAACAGCAATACATTTATCGCCTGGGTGATACGGGAAGTGCCGGGGCTGAATGTGGCATTGCCCAGCAATGCCATTGGCAAGGATTACCTTGGCAGCGACGTGTTCGCTGAAGCCCCGGGCGGCGCGGGCTACCAGTTTTCACTGGGTGGCTATTTCGGATTACTGGCGGGCGTTCGGGAAGGCCTGGAGCTGAACGTTCTGGGTTTATCGTTTGGGGTAAATCCCCTGGGCCTCGGTATCAAACTACCGGGTATTGGGGAGCTGGCGCTGCGTAACACAAACCCTATGCCAGATGCCTCCCGGTGA
- a CDS encoding response regulator transcription factor, which produces MQNRVLIVEDDDELRELLARYLTNQGFTVREAANGRDGLSLALGQDSDIVVLDIMLPDISGLEVLRELRAQTHLPVVLLTARGDETDRIVGFEVGADDYIPKPCNPRELVARLQALLRRIAWDQKTEMNAARVYGDLRVEPGHRRILHNDDPLDLTATEYEVLQVLLAHAGSVVRKTDLMQWALGRRLEAYDRTLDMHISNLRKKLGNEDPPRIETIRGLGYSYRVPV; this is translated from the coding sequence ATGCAAAACAGGGTGCTGATCGTAGAAGATGATGATGAATTGCGGGAACTGCTGGCCCGTTATCTGACCAATCAGGGATTTACAGTGCGTGAAGCGGCCAACGGCCGGGATGGCTTATCCCTGGCGCTGGGCCAGGACTCGGACATCGTAGTTCTTGATATCATGCTTCCCGATATCAGCGGCCTGGAGGTTTTGCGTGAGTTGCGGGCCCAAACCCACTTGCCGGTTGTGCTGCTCACTGCCCGTGGGGATGAAACCGACCGTATCGTGGGGTTTGAGGTGGGCGCTGATGATTACATTCCCAAACCGTGCAATCCGAGAGAGCTGGTTGCCCGGCTGCAGGCTCTTCTGCGGCGTATTGCCTGGGATCAGAAAACCGAAATGAACGCTGCCCGAGTCTATGGCGACCTGAGAGTGGAACCTGGTCACCGCCGCATTCTCCACAACGATGATCCGCTGGATCTGACTGCAACCGAGTACGAGGTTCTGCAGGTATTGCTGGCTCACGCCGGCAGCGTGGTTCGCAAGACCGATCTGATGCAGTGGGCGTTGGGCCGTCGGCTCGAAGCCTACGACCGCACGCTGGACATGCATATCAGCAACCTTCGGAAAAAGCTTGGTAATGAAGACCCGCCCCGAATCGAGACCATTCGGGGCCTCGGCTACAGCTATCGGGTGCCGGTGTGA
- a CDS encoding AzlC family ABC transporter permease, translating to MSFASYSYQIQSHKVRQEFVRLFPISLFVVAFGAAFGLAATQKGLLPLEALLMSTAVFAGASQFAATDMWGSEVSVLPLIAVVFAINSRHLLMGASLYPMLKDVSPGKRYGLLLLLTDANWAVSAQDYQNGNRNLEVILGGGLVLWLAWLVGTWLGVYFGGLLQNPKSLGLDMVLGCFLLAMALGGKKSPRVLVAWAVAALASLAAWKWLPPNTHVVVGALAGGVIGYFWLDKKPVVASDDGETA from the coding sequence ATGTCCTTCGCTTCCTATTCTTACCAGATACAGTCGCATAAAGTCCGCCAGGAGTTTGTGCGGCTTTTTCCCATCTCTCTTTTCGTGGTGGCGTTCGGTGCTGCCTTCGGACTCGCTGCTACCCAGAAAGGGTTGCTCCCTCTGGAAGCGTTGCTGATGAGCACCGCTGTGTTTGCCGGCGCCTCGCAGTTTGCCGCGACCGACATGTGGGGCAGCGAAGTCTCGGTCCTGCCATTGATTGCCGTTGTGTTTGCTATCAATTCCCGGCACCTGCTCATGGGCGCGTCCTTGTACCCGATGCTGAAAGATGTTTCCCCGGGCAAACGATACGGTCTGCTGTTGTTGCTGACGGATGCGAACTGGGCGGTATCGGCTCAGGACTACCAGAATGGCAACCGCAACCTTGAAGTGATTCTGGGTGGCGGGCTGGTGCTCTGGCTGGCGTGGCTCGTCGGCACATGGCTGGGTGTTTATTTCGGTGGCCTGCTGCAGAACCCCAAGAGCCTTGGCCTTGATATGGTGCTTGGCTGCTTCTTGCTGGCGATGGCCCTGGGGGGCAAAAAATCCCCCAGGGTTCTGGTCGCCTGGGCGGTGGCGGCGCTGGCGTCTCTCGCCGCCTGGAAATGGCTGCCGCCGAATACCCATGTGGTGGTGGGCGCTCTCGCCGGGGGCGTGATCGGATACTTCTGGCTGGATAAGAAGCCGGTCGTGGCTTCCGACGATGGGGAAACCGCGTGA
- a CDS encoding Glu/Leu/Phe/Val family dehydrogenase: MNVFSHPEFDNHEHLSFFCDPETGLKAIVAIHNTSRGPALGGCRMFPYATDEEALRDVLRLSRGMTYKSALANLDLGGGKSVIIGDPRKHKTEALLEAMGKHLESLGGHYIAAEDSGTSVPDLKVMGRQTRHVAGIAERAGFDGKPSSGDPSPATAYGTFIGLKAAVRHKLGRDDLKGLKVAIQGIGNVGFRLARHLKEAGAELWVYDIFADNMQRAVDELGATPASTEDILFLPVDVIAPCAMGAVLNDDSIPQLKATVVAGAANNLLEHPEHDQALKDRGILYAPDFAINAGGIIDVFYERTGASPGAVRAHVDTIGDTLTEIFTRSDHSGRPTGAIANELAEERFRKHVTPVNAMRERVARVG, from the coding sequence ATGAACGTGTTCAGCCACCCAGAGTTCGACAACCACGAACATCTGTCCTTTTTCTGCGATCCGGAAACCGGACTGAAAGCCATCGTAGCGATCCACAACACCTCCCGCGGTCCAGCTCTCGGGGGTTGCCGGATGTTCCCCTACGCCACCGACGAAGAGGCTCTGCGCGACGTCCTTCGACTATCCCGGGGCATGACCTACAAATCCGCCCTGGCCAATCTGGATTTGGGAGGCGGTAAATCCGTGATCATCGGTGATCCCCGCAAACACAAGACCGAAGCCTTGCTGGAAGCCATGGGCAAACACCTGGAAAGCCTGGGTGGCCACTACATTGCCGCCGAAGATTCCGGCACCAGCGTACCGGACCTGAAGGTTATGGGTCGGCAAACCCGGCACGTCGCCGGCATCGCCGAACGCGCCGGCTTTGACGGCAAGCCCAGCAGTGGCGACCCGTCACCTGCCACCGCCTATGGCACCTTCATCGGCCTTAAGGCTGCGGTTCGCCATAAACTGGGACGGGATGACCTGAAGGGGCTGAAGGTCGCCATTCAAGGCATTGGCAATGTCGGCTTCCGCCTGGCGCGGCACCTGAAAGAAGCCGGTGCCGAGCTCTGGGTCTACGATATTTTCGCTGACAACATGCAGCGTGCCGTGGATGAGCTGGGCGCCACACCCGCCTCCACCGAGGACATCCTGTTCCTCCCTGTGGACGTAATCGCGCCCTGCGCCATGGGTGCAGTCCTGAACGACGACAGCATTCCACAGTTGAAGGCCACCGTGGTGGCCGGTGCGGCAAACAACCTGCTCGAACACCCGGAGCACGACCAGGCTCTGAAGGATCGCGGCATTCTCTATGCGCCGGACTTTGCCATCAATGCCGGCGGCATCATCGATGTGTTCTACGAGCGCACCGGGGCATCGCCCGGGGCGGTTCGCGCCCACGTGGACACCATCGGTGACACCCTCACGGAAATCTTCACCCGCTCGGATCACAGCGGCCGGCCGACCGGTGCCATTGCCAACGAGCTGGCGGAAGAGCGATTCCGTAAACACGTCACCCCGGTGAATGCCATGCGCGAGCGCGTCGCCCGGGTCGGATAA
- a CDS encoding IMPACT family protein, with product MSKDYPVPAEYLERETEVKKSRFIARIAPVSSREEVKAWLAQAHRDHPDARHICWAYQIGRPGSAAEAAMNDDGEPSGTAGKPILNVIQHKDMGDVLVMVIRYFGGTKLGAGGLVRAYAGAAESVLSAVDRVVQQPVTLARVTMSFADEQPLRHWCEVNGGVVESVDYGPSVIAGVSVPEALLEDFAAFCEALKMDYSFER from the coding sequence ATGAGTAAAGATTACCCCGTCCCGGCAGAATACCTTGAGCGGGAGACGGAAGTGAAGAAGAGCCGTTTCATCGCCCGCATTGCGCCGGTCAGCTCGCGTGAAGAGGTCAAAGCCTGGTTGGCGCAGGCGCACCGTGACCACCCCGATGCCCGCCACATCTGCTGGGCTTATCAGATAGGCCGGCCGGGCTCCGCGGCTGAAGCGGCGATGAACGATGACGGAGAGCCCTCCGGAACTGCCGGAAAGCCCATACTGAATGTGATCCAACACAAAGATATGGGAGATGTGCTGGTCATGGTTATCCGGTACTTCGGAGGCACCAAGCTCGGTGCTGGCGGACTGGTTCGTGCCTACGCCGGCGCTGCGGAAAGCGTTCTTTCGGCGGTGGATCGTGTGGTCCAGCAACCGGTCACTTTGGCCCGGGTGACCATGAGCTTTGCGGATGAACAGCCTCTAAGACACTGGTGTGAGGTTAATGGCGGTGTTGTCGAGTCCGTCGATTACGGCCCCTCTGTTATCGCCGGAGTGTCTGTTCCCGAGGCGCTGCTGGAAGACTTCGCGGCGTTCTGTGAAGCCCTGAAAATGGATTACAGTTTTGAAAGGTGA
- a CDS encoding GNAT family N-acetyltransferase: MPESGLQSLTVETCQSIEDISPADWEKLAGRDNPFLRYEFFQALEQSGCTRAETGWQPCHLIFRIGGQLSGLAPAYLKSHSMGEYVFDWAWADAYQRYGLEYYPKLLIAVPFTPSQGPRLLLDEVLRSQLEPQQLHELLDTLISRLGAHSWHLLFPEATDRALLQSDDQLHRIGCQFHWHNRSYNGFEDFLGALTSRKRKSIRKERRQVAEQGITFARFQGRDTPDHVLAAFYVFYQATYLKRGQRPYLNKRFFELVRNNLPEHLHLIMAIRDGEMIAGALFLAGRETLYGRYWGCLDEYNHLHFETCYYQGIELAIELGLQYFDAGAQGEHKLVRGFEPVITHSWHGIAHPGFRDAIEAFTEEEAERVRAYFEEASSLLPFRKQNSD, encoded by the coding sequence ATGCCCGAATCCGGATTACAATCCCTGACCGTTGAAACCTGTCAGTCCATTGAAGATATTTCCCCGGCTGACTGGGAGAAACTGGCGGGCAGGGATAACCCCTTTCTCCGCTATGAGTTTTTTCAGGCCCTGGAGCAGTCTGGCTGCACCCGGGCTGAAACCGGGTGGCAGCCCTGCCACCTGATCTTCCGGATTGGAGGCCAACTGTCCGGCCTTGCTCCCGCGTACCTGAAATCCCACTCCATGGGAGAGTATGTATTCGACTGGGCCTGGGCCGACGCCTACCAGCGCTATGGTCTGGAGTATTACCCAAAGCTTCTGATCGCCGTGCCGTTCACCCCGTCCCAGGGACCGCGATTGCTCCTGGATGAGGTCCTGCGCAGTCAACTCGAACCACAACAGCTTCACGAGCTCCTCGATACGTTGATTTCTCGGCTGGGCGCTCACTCGTGGCACCTCCTGTTTCCGGAAGCAACGGACCGGGCGCTGTTGCAGAGTGATGACCAGCTGCACAGGATCGGCTGCCAGTTTCACTGGCACAACCGCAGCTATAACGGCTTTGAGGATTTCCTCGGAGCTCTCACGTCCCGCAAACGCAAGTCGATCCGCAAAGAGCGTCGGCAGGTGGCAGAACAGGGAATTACCTTTGCCCGTTTTCAGGGACGGGATACTCCGGATCATGTGCTCGCCGCCTTTTACGTATTTTACCAGGCAACCTACCTGAAGCGGGGACAGCGCCCTTATCTCAACAAACGTTTCTTCGAGCTGGTACGCAACAACCTGCCAGAGCACCTGCACCTGATTATGGCCATTCGCGACGGCGAGATGATTGCCGGCGCCCTTTTCCTTGCCGGCCGGGAAACCCTCTATGGCCGCTACTGGGGCTGTCTCGACGAATACAACCACCTACATTTTGAAACCTGTTACTACCAGGGGATAGAGCTTGCCATCGAGCTGGGGCTCCAGTATTTCGACGCTGGCGCCCAGGGCGAGCACAAGCTGGTTCGGGGATTTGAGCCGGTCATCACCCATTCATGGCATGGCATTGCCCATCCCGGCTTCCGTGATGCAATTGAGGCGTTCACTGAGGAGGAAGCGGAACGGGTCCGAGCCTATTTTGAAGAGGCCAGTTCACTTTTGCCATTTCGGAAACAGAACAGCGATTAG
- a CDS encoding dodecin: MSDHHVYKKVEIVGSSKKSIEDAIENALEECGKSVRNMEWFEVMETRGHIVDGKVGHYQVVMKVGFRIKDS, translated from the coding sequence ATGTCCGATCACCATGTTTACAAGAAAGTGGAAATAGTCGGCTCGTCCAAAAAGAGCATCGAAGACGCGATTGAAAACGCCCTTGAGGAGTGTGGCAAGAGTGTCCGCAACATGGAGTGGTTTGAGGTGATGGAAACCCGTGGCCATATTGTCGACGGCAAGGTTGGTCACTATCAGGTGGTGATGAAAGTCGGCTTCCGGATCAAGGACAGCTGA
- a CDS encoding NAD-dependent protein deacetylase — translation MPVSHRTRPFSSSERLPDAGEPTVLHEPEQAGALLAEFIHQHPKLLILTGAGVSTDSGIPDYRDGDGAWKRKQPVQHQAFMESYETRQRYWGRSLIGWPVMRNASPNPSHHYISDLELLNHSNLVVTQNVDRLHQKAGTRAVTDLHGRADEVVCMSCGYRCPRDDVHDRCADLNPGFGHYRADTAPDGDADLEVDFSDFRPADCPKCEGILKPDVVFFGDYVPKERVYSALDVLKASDGLLVIGSSLMVYSGFRFCRYAKEWGKPMATLNLGRTRAEPMVDLKLNARIGETLRASLNRL, via the coding sequence ATGCCTGTTAGCCATCGTACACGCCCTTTCAGTTCCAGTGAGCGTTTACCGGACGCTGGTGAGCCAACAGTGCTCCATGAACCAGAGCAGGCCGGTGCCCTGTTGGCCGAGTTTATTCATCAACACCCGAAGCTGTTGATCCTGACCGGCGCTGGCGTGAGCACCGATTCCGGTATTCCCGATTACCGGGACGGCGATGGCGCCTGGAAGCGCAAACAACCGGTCCAGCATCAGGCCTTCATGGAAAGCTACGAAACCCGACAGCGCTACTGGGGCCGAAGTCTGATCGGCTGGCCGGTGATGCGTAATGCCAGTCCCAACCCTTCCCACCATTACATCTCCGATCTTGAATTGCTCAACCATAGCAACCTGGTGGTGACCCAGAATGTTGACCGGCTGCATCAGAAAGCAGGTACCCGGGCGGTCACAGATCTGCATGGACGGGCGGATGAAGTAGTCTGTATGAGCTGCGGTTACCGCTGCCCGCGGGATGATGTGCATGACCGCTGTGCCGATCTCAACCCGGGCTTCGGTCATTACCGGGCGGATACGGCGCCTGATGGGGACGCGGATCTGGAGGTGGATTTCTCTGATTTCCGACCGGCAGACTGCCCGAAGTGCGAGGGTATTCTGAAGCCGGATGTGGTTTTCTTCGGCGACTATGTTCCCAAAGAGCGGGTTTATTCAGCGCTGGACGTGCTCAAAGCCAGTGATGGCCTGTTGGTGATTGGCTCGTCGCTGATGGTGTATTCGGGGTTCCGGTTCTGCCGATACGCAAAAGAGTGGGGTAAGCCGATGGCTACCCTTAATCTGGGCCGTACCCGGGCAGAGCCCATGGTGGACCTGAAGCTTAATGCCAGAATCGGGGAGACCCTCAGGGCCTCCCTCAATCGGCTATAG